Proteins encoded by one window of Paroedura picta isolate Pp20150507F chromosome 9, Ppicta_v3.0, whole genome shotgun sequence:
- the ERICH5 gene encoding glutamate-rich protein 5, whose amino-acid sequence MGCSSSAQTQVKDGSRPSPMAPGTNGLQKCDDNSPIIDENETIPDQTKLGGMDEVDLASDGTKLSENLIQEKADVLLPEITKCTLSACQRVDPEGTEPPPVAPEEKFSGSQPLAAGHVEASEPHLVELTEGDEPYPVTEAANAQPPEITQDTKPEFVKPTEGSTPEPLVTAEENFNLITEMVKELQIEEEEQLIEGEMGEKVETEMHSEIVSEGSETKEEETGEATAATEIEATNNEE is encoded by the exons ATGGGGTGCTCGAGCAGCGCTCAGACCCAGGTCAAGGACGGCAGCCGGCCGAGCCCCATGGCCCCCGGCACCAACGGGCTGCAGAAGTGCG ATGACAATTCACCCATCATTGATGAAAATGAAACCATACCTGACCAGACCAAACTTGGAGGGATGGATGAAGTGGATCTTGCATCTGATGGAACAAAATTAAGTGAGAATCTAATCCAAGAGAAGGCTGATGTTTTGCTTCCAGAAATAACCAAATGTACTCTTTCTGCCTGTCAAAGAGTAGACCCAGAAGGCACAGAACCTCCACCAGTGGCACCAGAAGAGAAGTTCAGCGGGAGCCAGCCTTTGGCTGCAGGCCATGTAGAAGCCAGTGAACCACACCTAGTGGAACTAACAGAAGGTGATGAGCCATATCCTGTCACAGAAGCTGCCAACGCCCAGCCTCCAGAAATCACACAGGACACTAAACCCGAGTTTGTCAAACCAACAGAGGGGAGCACACCTGAGCCTTTGGTGACAGCAGAGGAAAACTTTAATCTTATAACAGAAATGGTGAAGGAATTGCAGATAGAGGAAGAGGAACAGCTCATTGAGG GTGAGATGGGAGAAAAGGTGGAAACTGAGATGCACTCTGAGATAGTAAGTGAGGGCTctgaaacaaaagaagaagaaacaggagaagCTACAGCAGCAACAGAGATAG
- the RPL30 gene encoding large ribosomal subunit protein eL30, which produces MVAAKKTKKSLESINSRLQLVMKSGKYVLGYKQTLKMIRQGKAKLVILANNCPALRKSEIEYYAMLAKTGVHHYSGNNIELGTACGKYYRVCTLAIIDPGDSDIIRSMPEQTSEK; this is translated from the exons ATGGTGGCCGCCAAGAAGACG AAAAAGTCCCTAGAGTCCATCAACTCTAGGCTTCAGCTGGTTATGAAAAGTGGTAAATATGTACTGGGGTACAAACAGACTCTGAAAATGATCCGGCAGGGCAAAGCCAAGTTGGTCATCCTTGCCAACAACTGTCCAGCTCTGAG AAAATCAGAAATTGAGTACTATGCTATGTTGGCCAAAACTGGTGTGCACCACTATAGCGGCAACAACATCGAACTGGGTACAGCTTGTGGAAAGTACTACAGAGTATGTACGCTGGCCATCATTGACCCAG GTGATTCTGACATCATTAGAAGCATGCCAGAACAAACCAGTGAGAAGTAA